TCGGGGAGAAAAATTTTGCCCGCTATGAAACCGGGGTCAGTCCACAAAGCAGATACTTAGACTGGCTCATGCGCATCTTGAACGACTACCCTGAAGCCATTAAAACTATAACCCATAACACAGATTCTAACCCGGATAAAAATATTTCAACAAAATATCCGAAAAATGTATCGGATAGGATTTTGGTGCTGCAGGAGGAGTCAGATTTGAAAATTTAATTCCCCAGTCAACCCAGAAGTCCAGCCAAACAGAAAAAATAGAGGATTCTCATGGAAAAAGTAAGGACAAACGAATACAAACCTGACTACGTACTTCCTCCTGGGGATACCATTTTGGAGACTATTGAATCCATTGGCATGACCCCGGCCCAACTGTCTCACAGGATGGGAGAAACTGAGAAGCATATCAATGAAGTAATCAAAGGTAAGGCCGTACTTACAGAGGACATCGCCCTAAAGCTGGAGGTTGTTTTGGGAATCGATGCTTCTTTCTGGCGTAACCTGGAGCAGATGTATAGACGATATAGCTAATGCCGGCTGTGCCCGCAACCCAATGAAAGAAAAGAATACTTAATCATAGCTGGGACAGTCCCCGCAACTCACACTTTGGCTCTGCCGATATTGAGGGTTACTCAGGCAAAATGCATGTACCGGGAATTAGTTCCCAGCGAGGGACAGTCCCAATGCCAGGCGACCTGTCACAAAACACTGCCACACATTTTCTTGTTTTTTATGACAGGACTCCATCGGTAAGTCACTGATATGGTTGACACTGCAACAATTTATGCCAATTTGATTTTTTCAAATTGGCACAAATATTGTCTCAGCCACCAGACTTCATGGATTGACGGTGTAGTGTCAATCCATGAGGTCTAATGCGGGCTGTGCCCGCAACCCAGAAAAGAGCACATAATCATGATCCCTTCCATCCTTTCCAGACAGATACACCATGGACTGAAAGACTTTCTGTCCACCACATTTCTCAGCACCAATCCCTTTTTCCACGGGATGCTGGACCGGTTTCTTAATAGAGACGGAAGCCTGTGCAAAGGTCCTTACATTTCCCTGCAACTGCCTTTTCTACAGGGAAAAAGTGATGAATTTTTCCCTGAAATCCCCTTAGGTTACACACCTTACCAGCATCAGGAACAGGCATTTGCCAGACTGTCCGGTCCTGAGCTTAGAGGAACCATCATTGCCACTGGAACCGGTTCCGGAAAAACAGAATGCTTTACCCAGCCCATACTTGAATATTGCCGAATCAATTCTGACAAGCCAGGGGTTAAGGCCATTTTAATATACCCCATGAACGCCCTGGCCTTTGACCAGGCTGGAAGACTGGCCACAGCCATCTGGAATACCCCCTCCCTCCGGGGCCAGGTCACAGCCGGGCTTTATGTGGGCCAGGGTTCATCAGATCCATGCCCGGTCATGCGCCGGGAGTCCATTATCACGGATAAGGAAATACTTAGACAAAGTCCTCCCCACATCCTTCTCACCAACTACAAGATGCTGGACTACCTTCTGCTTCGGGCCGGGGACGCTGTAATCTGGGAGAGTAACGCCCCGGAGACACTGCGTTTTATTGTAGTGGATGAATTGCATACCTTTGACGGCGCTCAGGGAACAGATCTGGCCTGCCTGCTGCGCAGGCTCAAATCCAGGCTGAAAACCCCGGAGGACTGCCTGTGCCCAGTGGGAACATCCGCTACTCTGGGCGGAGATCAGACTCAAAAGCAGCTTTTGAATTATGCCCAAAAAATTTTTGGACAGTCCTTTGATGCTGACGCGGTTATTACTGAAAGCAGGCAGAGCGCGGATGATTTTTTGCGAGGTGAACTTATAAGCCTGATTGATATTCCAGGTGTTGAACAGAAAAAAGCATTAAACCAGGAAGAATACGCAAATCCTCTGGAATTTCTTCAGGCCCAGATCCAGCTCTGGACAGGAATGAATATTCTGCCTGACCCTGATGACAACGACTGGCGTATAAAGCTTGGACATGTCCTGAAAGGCCATGTGTTCGTGCACAACCTGCTGAGAGTGGTGGGCGGACAGGTACGCAGCATGAATCATATTATCAGCGAACTTGGAGGGAAAGCCTCGCCCCAGCTCAAAGCAGGGGGTGAAGAGTACGCGCATCTTTTGATCAGTAGTATTCTGGCGTGCATTTCAGCTGCCAGGAGCCTTGATAACGGCGTGCTCAAACCTTTTATCCATGTCCGGGTACAGCACTGGTTCCGCGAACTCAGGCGGATGGTCTGTTCTGTAAATTCCAGCCCGGAGCTGGTATTTGCTGACGACCTGACCGAAGAACAGCGCTCTGGTCATCTGCCCCTGCTGCATTGCCGGGAATGCGGACAGACCGGATGGATCGGGAAGCTCCCCATTCACGGCTCAAATGTTCAGACAGAACTCAAAGACATTTATATCGATTTCTTCAGAAAAAAACCATCCCAGCGCCTCATCAGCATGTTCCCTGAAGAAGAAGGCAGCAAATCAGCCTCGTTTCCAGGTTTTAGAATGTGCATTTGTCCCTCCTGCCTGCAGCTGGGACGCAAACCCCGGGGACCATGCAATGGATGTGGACAAAAGGATGTTATACCGGTGCTGGTTCCTGAATTACCCGGAAAACACTGTCCGTCCTGCGGAGCTCACAACAGCCTGACCCTTCTGGGTTCAAGAGCAGCCAGCCTGACCAGCGTCATGATCGGTCAGCTCATGGCTTCCAGATATAACACAGATTCAAAATGCATAACCTTTTCGGATAATGTCCAGGATGCCGCGCACAGGGCCGGTTTTTTCGGGGCCAGAACTTTTCGCTTCACTTTCAGGGCTGCCCTGCAGCAGTTTATCCAGGAACAGGCAAAGGAGATGCCTCTGGATGAAGCCGCCAGGCAAATGCCTGAATACTGGCGAAACAACATGGATTCAGAAACATTTGCAGCTACCTTTCTGCCTCCCAACATGACCTGGTTTCAGGATGTTGACCATCTGGAAAAACACGACCGCCTGCCTCAGAATTCAGATTTATGCAGTCTTATTTCACGCCGGATGAGCTTTGAAATCGCATCTGAATACGGATTCGGCTGTCGCATCGGAAGGACTTTGGAAAAATCCGGAGCCTCTGTTGCCGGACCCAGGCCTTCAGTCCTGAATAAGGCTTTGGATCTTATGCGTGAAGCACTGCCCAATGAAATTGAGGAACTGCGAGGCATTTCCCTTGATTTTTTACCCGCGTTTATCCTTGGCCTC
The window above is part of the Desulfonatronovibrio magnus genome. Proteins encoded here:
- a CDS encoding helix-turn-helix transcriptional regulator, giving the protein MEKVRTNEYKPDYVLPPGDTILETIESIGMTPAQLSHRMGETEKHINEVIKGKAVLTEDIALKLEVVLGIDASFWRNLEQMYRRYS